One region of Quercus lobata isolate SW786 chromosome 2, ValleyOak3.0 Primary Assembly, whole genome shotgun sequence genomic DNA includes:
- the LOC115976226 gene encoding alpha/beta hydrolase domain-containing protein 17B has product MGAMTSSMAAKFAFFPPSPPSYEVVEEEEGGGGGGCGGVKLKLRMSGGVETRRENGDVLRLKTKRGNEVVAVYIRNPSASLTVLHSHGNAADLGQMYDLFTELSIHLRVNFMGYDYSGYGQSSGKPSEQNTYSDIEAAYRCLVEKYGTKEEDIILYGQSVGSGPTLDLATRLPNLRAVILHSPIMSGLRVMYPVKRTYWFDIYKNIDKIPLVKCPVLVIHGTADDVVDWSHGRKLWQLCKEKYEPLWIKGGNHCDLELFPQYIKHLKKFISAIEKSPHLRKGSGPITDQLENPRNSTDCREKSRSSTDHREERSRPSTDQREKPRLSTDRREKSRTSSDKREKSRKSIDRSIKVHNGVDRVDQLEKPRNSFGDIVRSVGLCNIDCFKPTATNL; this is encoded by the exons ATGGGGGCGATGACGTCATCGATGGCGGCGAAGTTCGCGTTTTTTCCGCCGAGTCCGCCGTCGTatgaggtggtggaggaggaggagggcggtggtggtggtggttgtggagGAGTGAAGCTGAAGCTGAGGATGTCGGGAGGAGTGGAGACTAGGAGGGAAAACGGCGACGTGTTGAGGCTGAAAACGAAGAGAGGGAACGAGGTGGTGGCGGTGTACATAAGGAACCCATCGGCGTCACTGACGGTGCTTCATTCGCATGGCAACGCAGCTGATCTGGGTCAGATGTATGACTTGTTCACTGAACTCAGTATTCACCTCCGAGTCAACTTCATggg gTATGATTATTCAGGGTACGGGCAATCCTCTGGGAAG CCGAGTGAGCAGAACACATACTCAGACATAGAAGCCGCATATAGATGCCTGGTGGAGAAGTATGGCACAAAAGAGGAAGATATTATTTTGTATGGGCAATCAGTTGGTAGTGGGCCCACTTTAGATTTGGCTACTCGGTTACCGAATTTGAGGGCTGTAATTCTCCACAGTCCGATCATGTCTGGCCTCCGTGTCATGTATCCAGTGAAGAGGACATACTGGTTTGACATTTAtaag AATATTGATAAAATACCCCTTGTCAAATGTCCAGTTCTGGTAATTCAT GGAACTGCTGACGATGTTGTTGATTGGTCCCATGGTAGGAAACTTTGGCAGCTCTGTAAAGAGAAGTATGAACCATTATGGATTAAAGGAGGTAATCATTGTGACTTGGAGCTTTTCCCACAATACATAAAGCATCTCAAGAAATTCATATCAGCCATTGAGAAATCACCACATCTGAGAAAAGGATCTGGGCCAATTACAGATCAACTAGAAAATCCCAGGAACAGCACAGATTGTAGAGAGAAATCCAGATCCAGCACAGATCATAGAGAGGAGAGGTCTCGACCGAGTACTGACCAGAGAGAAAAGCCAAGGCTGAGCACAGACCGGAGAGAGAAATCAAGAACCAGTAGtgataagagagagaaatcaagAAAGAGCATTGATCGGTCTATTAAAGTTCACAATGGCGTGGACCGCGTGGACCAGCTGGAGAAACCAAGGAACAG CTTTGGGGACATCGTGAGATCAGTCGGATTATGCAATATTGATTGTTTCAAGCCCACAGCTACTAATTTATGA